One Archangium lipolyticum genomic region harbors:
- a CDS encoding Rieske (2Fe-2S) protein has product MTGGRARVFETPAGVALCTLDALADPGARNFVLQIDDAFFHGFLVRTGEMVRGYVDRCPHQGLPLAQKLDNYLTPDARLIACSWHGALFQLEDGVCVGGPCAGQRLTPWPVTVERGIVKTA; this is encoded by the coding sequence ATGACCGGAGGACGCGCGCGCGTCTTCGAGACTCCCGCTGGCGTCGCGCTCTGCACGCTCGACGCACTGGCGGATCCCGGGGCGCGCAACTTCGTCCTTCAGATCGATGACGCCTTCTTCCACGGCTTCCTGGTGCGTACCGGAGAGATGGTCCGGGGCTACGTGGACCGCTGCCCGCACCAGGGATTGCCGCTGGCGCAGAAGCTCGACAACTACCTGACGCCCGATGCCCGGCTGATCGCCTGTTCGTGGCACGGAGCGCTGTTCCAGCTCGAGGACGGGGTGTGCGTCGGAGGCCCGTGTGCCGGCCAGAGGCTGACGCCGTGGCCCGTCACGGTCGAGCGAGGCATTGTCAAGACCGCCTGA